The following proteins come from a genomic window of Trifolium pratense cultivar HEN17-A07 linkage group LG4, ARS_RC_1.1, whole genome shotgun sequence:
- the LOC123923396 gene encoding probable fatty acyl-CoA reductase 4, whose product MNSGTIQSFLKGKSILVVGTTGFLAKVFVEKILRIQPEIQKLYLLVRASNNDFAAQRLQNEVFQTDLFALLRDKWSAKFDSFITEKVMAIAGDVAVENLGLKDENLKNTMFQEIDIIVNLAASTKFDERYDISMGVNTIGALHVLNFAKRCYKIKVVVHTSTAYVCGEANDEKEIFQEKSFEMGQTLKGTSNLNIQTEMNLLESKLAELREMNVDENTIKYAMKDYGIERANLHGWPNTYVFTKAMGEMLVVNQKDNIPLIIIRPTMVTSTINDPFSGWIEGARTMDSVIRGYGLGKLESFAGNLNTILDTIPADFVVNCIITAIVVHLDQAPKTFVYHISSSLRNPFTVFDFTNITYDYFAKNPFINQNGKLIVISKRLWISSLAIFNSYLTIRYVLPLKVSNLVNKMFFCTPQDHTYDDKEKKIRMLQRWVKLYIPYSCFKAIFDDTNTENLRRIANGYIKNEELDFDPTSIDWTNYMMNIHIPGLVKYAMK is encoded by the exons ATGAACTCCGGAACGATACAAAGCTTTCTTAAGGGAAAGAGCATTTTAGTAGTTGGCACAACAGGCTTCTTAGCAAAAG TTTTTGTGGAAAAAATACTAAGAATCCAACCAGAGATACAAAAGTTGTATCTTCTTGTAAGAGCTTCCAACAATGACTTTGCTGCACAACGCCTGCAAAATGAG gtATTTCAAACAGATTTATTTGCATTGCTACGAGATAAGTGGAGTGCGAAGTTTGATTCTTTCATAACAGAGAAGGTTATGGCCATAGCAGGAGATGTTGCTGTTGAGAATTTGGGACTAAAAGATGAAAATCTTAAAAATACTATGTTTCAAGAGATAGACATTATTGTCAATTTAGCTGCATCCACCAAATTCGATGAAAG GTATGATATCTCGATGGGTGTTAATACCATTGGAGCTTTACATGTGTTAAACTTTGCAAAAAGGTGTTACAAGATAAAGGTTGTTGTCCATACATCAACAG cATATGTATGCGGAGAGGCCAATGATGAAAAAGAGATTTTTCAAGAGAAATCATTTGAGATGGGTCAAACTCTAAAAGGAACCTCAAATTTAAACATCCAAACTGAAATGAATTTGTTGGAGAGTAAATTAGCTGAACTTCGAGAGATGAATGTTGATGAAAACACAATCAAGTATGCAATGAAAGATTATGGCATTGAAAG AGCAAATTTGCATGGTTGGCCAAATACATATGTATTCACAAAAGCGATGGGAGAAATGCTTGTAGTGAATCAAAAAGACAATATACCATTGATCATCATACGACCCACAATGGTTACCAGTACAATTAATGATCCGTTTTCTGGTTGGATTGAAGGTGCAAG AACTATGGACAGTGTCATACGTGGATATGGTCTTGGAAAATTAGAAAGCTTTGCTGGTAATCTCAACACTATTCTAGATACA ATCCCAGCAGACTTTGTCGTCAATTGTATCATCACAGCTATTGTTGTTCATTTGGATCAAGCTCCAAAAACTTTCGTCTACCATATTTCTTCTTCGTTAAGAAATCCCTTTACAGTTTTTGATTTTACCAATATTACTTATGATTATTTTGCAAAAAATCCTTTCATAAATCAGAATGGAAAACTGATAGTGATCTCCAAGAGACTTTGGATTTCAAGTTTGGCTATTTTCAACAGTTATTTGACAATCCGATATGTCTTGCCCTTAAAG GTCTCAAATTTGGTCAATAAAATGTTTTTCTGTACACCCCAAGATCATACATATgatgacaaagaaaaaaaaattagaatgcTTCAAAGATGGGTAAAATTATACATTCCATATTCATGTTTCAAAGCCAT atttgaCGACACAAATACCGAAAATTTACGAAGGATTGCAAATGGCTATATAAAGAATGAAGAATTAGACTTTGATCCAACTAGTATTGATTGGACAAACTACATGATGAATATTCACATCCCTGGCCTCGTTAAGTATGCAATGAAATAG
- the LOC123922470 gene encoding ATP-dependent DNA helicase pif1-like — translation MAPKHDAISEITPAKENWNIIVRVVRLWYVKDMAKDKLSFSMEMVLMDAKSDSNSEIQPDWFTLEFLNDIKCSGIPNHRLKLKVGCPAMLMRNIDQAAGDKIFVSRLNLIPSDPGLPFKFRRKQFPLTLCLAMTINKSQGQSLSQVGIYLPKPVFTHGQLYVALSRVKSRKGLKLLILNEEGAVCTTTTNVVYREVFDNV, via the exons ATGGCACCAAAACACGATGCAATTTCTGAAATCACACCTGCTAAGGAGAATTGGAACATAATCGTCAGAGTCGTCCGTCTTTGGTATGTCAAAGATATGGCGAAAGACAAATTGTCATTCTCAATGGAGATGGTGCTCATGGATGCTAaa TcagattcaaattcagaaattCAGCCTGACTGGTTTACTCTAGAATTTTTGAACGACATCAAGTGTTCAGGAATTCCTAATCATAGGTTAAAACTAAAAGTCGGTTGTCCTGCAATGCTTATGAGGAACATTGATCAAGCAGCTG GAGACAAGATATTTGTGTCAAGGTTGAATTTGATCCCTAGCGATCCTGGACTACCATTTAAATTTAGGCGCAAACAGTTCCCACTGACTCTTTGTCTAGCAATGACTATAAACAAAAGTCAAGGTCAATCGCTATCACAGGTTGGTATATATCTTCCTAAGCCAGTATTTACTCACGGCCAGCTATATGTCGCATTATCAAGAGTCAAATCTAGAAAGGGTCTGAAGTTGCTCATACTCAATGAAGAAGGTGCAGTCTGCACTACCACTACAAATGTTGTTTATCGTGAGGTTTTTGATAATGTTTAG
- the LOC123922471 gene encoding uncharacterized protein LOC123922471, which produces MSNVKHHFKILNITGDNYITWNNNLTEYLACEGLDKILEGDNAGVQTADSQELAMKKSKVNRIIKHHLDDGLQTEYSNAKDPKILWDKLKARFGHQRKVMLPSLMDQWNKLRFQDYKSVVAYNSAMHQIIAQLEFCGVAITEEQKLEKTFSTFHASQVLLQQQYRMRGFTEYSDLVAALLVAEQNNELLIKNHQTRPTGTIAYPEINATTFNRGRGGHNRHKGRGGKAHFDGRGRNHGRNHFRGRGRGRGYVNNYRPPKYDQNNMNHQGKGKYIQEGPSRNRDDICFRCGKNGHWSKTCRTPEHLCKKYRASVEEKGKEVNFNEVEPNNDTTYLEAADFCVIFGY; this is translated from the exons ATGTCAAACGTTAAGCATCATTTCAAAATTCTAAACATAACCGGAGATAATTACATAACATGGAACAACAACTTAACTGAGTACCTTGCATGTGAGGGGCTCGATAAAATTCTAGAAGGAGATAATGCAGGGGTGCAAACAGCTGACTCACAGGAATTAGCAATGAAAAAATCGAAAGTAAATCGGATAATTAAACACCACCTTGATGATGGATTACAAACAGAATATTCAAATGCCAAGGATCCCAAAATACTATGGGACAAACTTAAGGCAAGATTTGGACATCAGAGGAAAGTCATGTTACCTTCATTAATGGATCAGTGGAACAAATTAAGGTTCCAAGATTATAAAAGTGTTGTTGCATATAACTCTGCCATGCACCAAATTATTGCACAATTAGAATTTTGCGGTGTGGCTATAACTGAAGAACAGAAATtggaaaaaacattttcaacttTCCATGCATCCCAAGTATTGTTGCAACAACAATATAGAATGAGGGGATTTACTGAGTACTCTGATTTGGTCGCAGCTCTTTTGGTGGCAGAACAAAACAATGAGCTCTTGATAAAAAACCACCAGACACGTCCTACAGGAACAATAGCATATCCCGAAATAAATGCAACAACATTTAATCGTGGGCGTGGTGGCCATAATCGTCATAAAGGACGAGGGGGTAAAGCTCATTTTGATGGTCGAGGCAGAAATCACGGTCGAAACCACTTTCGTGGTAGAGGTCGTGGACGAGGATATGTGAATAATTATAGGCCTCCTAAATATGACCAAAATAATATGAATCATCAAGGTAAAGGTAAATATATCCAAGAAGGTCCTTCAAGGAACCGTGATGATATCTGTTTTAGATGTGGAAAGAATGGACATTGGTCTAAGACGTGTAGGACACCAGAGCACCTGTGTAAAAAATACAGGGCATCTGTTgaagaaaagggaaaggaaGTAAATTTTAATGAAGTTGAACCCAATAATGATACTACCTACCTTGAGGCTgctgatttt TGTGTAATATTTGGTTATtga